The Candidatus Arthromitus sp. SFB-mouse-Japan genome includes a region encoding these proteins:
- a CDS encoding ADP-ribosyltransferase, producing MKEYEKASSLLLKTLTKNEIKSIRKYSLVDYKKINRFLLGEPKQNTKLEEKIKNIDSAIAKYNLEDDIIVYRGTERKYYEDLNEDDIIQEKVYYSTSLSKEVAEQFVIDRKNPSDGILVEIRAPKGSNVLYIGNNGSFEFEQEMLIGRNTKYKVLEIGRNKIILEIIN from the coding sequence ATTAAAGAATATGAAAAAGCAAGTAGTTTACTTTTAAAAACTTTAACAAAAAATGAAATAAAATCAATAAGAAAGTATTCTCTTGTTGACTATAAAAAAATAAATAGATTTCTCTTAGGAGAACCTAAACAAAACACTAAACTTGAAGAAAAGATTAAAAATATAGATAGTGCTATAGCTAAATATAATTTGGAAGATGATATAATTGTTTATAGAGGGACTGAGAGAAAATATTATGAAGATTTAAATGAAGATGACATTATTCAAGAAAAAGTTTATTATAGTACTTCTTTATCTAAAGAAGTTGCTGAGCAGTTTGTAATAGATAGAAAAAATCCCTCTGATGGTATTTTGGTTGAAATAAGAGCACCTAAAGGAAGTAATGTTTTGTATATTGGAAATAATGGATCTTTTGAATTTGAACAAGAAATGTTAATTGGTAGAAATACCAAATATAAAGTTTTAGAAATCGGAAGAAATAAAATAATTTTAGAAATTATAAATTAG
- a CDS encoding DUF6017 domain-containing protein translates to MSMYLFDDSPIVVNTTLANEIGLNEAIVLQQINYWIEINKKAGKNYYDGKYWTYNSIKSWHEKNFKFLSVETVRRVFTKLEKSGFIITGNYNKDPRDKTKWYTINDKKLEELYFEVEDRKKRLENEKLKENGFEATPNAFSQNDQMEDVKMTKCIESNCINPFSQNDQMQLCKMNKPLPENTTEIKTENNNQSICEEMIDERDREDYLEELRINTDYYKVLEEDKFKAKKYDDILKLLADVLIQKTGEILINQLPMRMKYVRERFLSLNSLHMDYIVECLDKKMNKIKNIRSYILTTVFNAPFTMSSYYNNQVNCDLNDDE, encoded by the coding sequence ATGAGTATGTATTTATTTGATGATTCACCAATAGTTGTAAACACAACACTTGCAAATGAAATAGGATTAAATGAAGCGATAGTTCTTCAACAAATAAATTATTGGATAGAGATAAATAAGAAGGCAGGAAAGAATTATTATGATGGAAAGTACTGGACATATAATTCTATAAAGTCATGGCATGAAAAGAATTTTAAATTTTTAAGTGTAGAAACAGTAAGAAGAGTATTTACGAAATTAGAGAAAAGTGGATTTATAATAACAGGTAACTATAACAAAGATCCAAGAGATAAAACAAAATGGTATACAATAAATGATAAGAAGTTAGAGGAACTATATTTTGAAGTAGAAGATAGGAAGAAAAGATTAGAAAATGAAAAGTTAAAAGAAAATGGATTTGAAGCTACACCAAATGCATTTAGTCAAAATGACCAAATGGAAGATGTCAAAATGACTAAATGCATTGAGTCAAATTGTATAAATCCATTTAGTCAAAATGACCAAATGCAATTGTGTAAAATGAATAAACCATTACCAGAGAATACTACAGAGATTAAAACAGAGAATAACAATCAATCTATATGTGAAGAAATGATAGATGAGAGAGATAGAGAAGATTATCTTGAAGAACTTAGGATAAACACAGATTATTATAAAGTTTTAGAAGAAGATAAGTTTAAAGCAAAGAAGTATGATGATATTTTAAAACTTTTAGCAGATGTACTTATACAAAAAACAGGAGAAATATTAATAAATCAATTACCTATGAGAATGAAATATGTTAGAGAGAGATTTTTATCACTGAATTCTTTACACATGGATTACATAGTTGAGTGTTTAGATAAAAAGATGAACAAGATAAAAAATATAAGATCGTACATACTCACGACAGTTTTTAATGCACCATTTACCATGAGTTCATATTACAATAACCAGGTTAATTGTGATTTGAACGATGATGAGTGA
- a CDS encoding N-6 DNA methylase: protein MKEQTLESILFNCRNALRGAGGTEKNRDAVIGLVFVKFAGDKFEKRYAEIKEEYGDIPTFLEKKSFYLAKNVFYLQPHCRWSYIVKEANSNDIAVKLDTAMADIEKDNPPLQGALLSNFYSNLGADIRTLKNLIDEINKINEEKFQEEDLIGRVYEYFLQSYAVASSKEDGEFYTPACVVELIAELIEPYSGTVYDPCCGYRVIIMKQADKLEDIRDRGLYYNNIRIVSIWYIV from the coding sequence ATAAAAGAGCAAACATTAGAATCTATTTTATTTAACTGTAGAAATGCACTTAGAGGTGCTGGAGGAACAGAGAAAAACCGAGATGCTGTAATAGGTCTTGTATTTGTAAAGTTTGCTGGAGATAAATTTGAAAAAAGATATGCAGAAATAAAAGAGGAATATGGTGATATACCTACCTTTTTGGAGAAGAAGTCTTTTTATCTGGCGAAAAATGTTTTTTACTTACAACCACATTGTAGATGGTCATATATCGTAAAAGAAGCAAATAGTAATGACATTGCTGTAAAACTTGATACTGCAATGGCAGATATTGAAAAAGATAACCCACCTTTACAAGGAGCGTTACTTTCTAACTTTTATAGTAATTTAGGTGCAGATATCAGAACTCTAAAAAACTTAATAGATGAAATCAATAAGATAAATGAGGAAAAGTTTCAAGAAGAAGATTTAATTGGAAGGGTATATGAATATTTTCTTCAGAGTTATGCTGTCGCAAGTTCAAAAGAAGATGGAGAATTCTACACACCAGCTTGTGTTGTAGAGTTAATAGCTGAGTTAATAGAGCCTTACAGTGGAACTGTCTATGACCCCTGTTGTGGGTATCGTGTCATAATAATGAAACAGGCAGATAAGTTAGAAGATATAAGGGATAGAGGCTTATACTACAATAATATAAGAATAGTAAGTATCTGGTATATTGTTTAG
- a CDS encoding helix-turn-helix domain-containing protein: MDTSEQIKVLCVRMGISVSELARRIGYSPQNFNAKLKRGTIGEKDLIKIADVLGIIYQQSFVLSNGDKIEFTN, translated from the coding sequence ATGGATACATCAGAGCAAATAAAAGTTTTGTGTGTAAGAATGGGAATAAGTGTTTCCGAACTTGCACGACGTATAGGCTATTCACCTCAAAATTTTAATGCCAAATTAAAAAGAGGAACAATAGGAGAAAAGGATCTTATAAAAATAGCAGATGTACTAGGTATAATTTATCAGCAGTCCTTTGTTTTGTCTAATGGAGATAAGATTGAATTTACTAATTAA